The Toxoplasma gondii ME49 chromosome XII, whole genome shotgun sequence genome includes a region encoding these proteins:
- a CDS encoding fructose-bisphospatase II (encoded by transcript TGME49_247510~Product name based on PMID:18336823.), protein MRQCFIDEDFRLSLRFLATTSTVFFRRHCHTMAASGHPIPELGEFIIANKEKLRNTGQESEMNRLLTAIKLAAKVVNREINKAGLADILGAAGNQNVQGEEQQKLDVFANHKFIQALVNREVVCGICTEEDDDFIEVNRDAHFVMLMDPLDGSSNIDVNVSVGTIFSIYQRVSPLGSPPELRDFLQPGNAQIAAGYVLYGSSTMLVMTTGDGVNGFTLDPSLGTFFLSHRGMRFPEKARIYSVNEGNYKAFPDGVKKFLEECHDDKTGPFSLRYIGSLVSDFHRNLLQGGIYMYPPTKKDKKGKLRLLYEANPMAFLAEQAGGKATDGFDRIMDIQPSELHQRVPLMIGTARLVDRVDALMVEHSPECRLHANCLVGKNSS, encoded by the exons ATGCGTCAATGCTTTATTGATGAGGATTTTCGACTGTCGTTACGGTTTCTAGCCACTACTTCTACCGTGTTTTTTCGACGTCATTGTCACACCATGGCAGCGAGTGGACACCCGATCCCGGAACTCGGAGAGTTCATCATTGCAAACAAGGAGAAGCTTCGCAATACTGGACAGGAGTCAGAGATGAACAG GCTCTTGACTGCGATTAAGCTCGCAGCAAAAGTCGTGAATCGAGAGATCAACAAGGCGGGTCTTGCCGATATCTTGGGTGCAGCCGGGAACCAGAACGTGCAGGGCGAGGAACAGCAGAAGCTGGACGTTTTCGCCAACCACAAGTTCATCCAG GCTCTCGTCAACCGCGAAGTCGTGTGCGGTATTTGCACCGAGGAAGATGATGACTTTATCGAGGTCAACAGGGATGCACACTTCGTGATGCTGATGGACCCTCTTGATG GCTCCTCAAACATCGACGTCAATGTCTCCGTGGGAACCATCTTCTCCATCTACCAGCGCGTGTCACCTCTGGGCTCTCCTCCCGAGCTGCGCGATTTCTTGCAGCCGGGAAATGCACAAATTGCCGCCGGTTATGTCCTCTACGGATCCTCTACGATGCTG GTTATGACGACAGGTGACGGCGTGAACGGATTCACATTGGATCCTTCTCTCGGCACATTTTTCCTTTCCCACAGAGGCATGAGATTCCCG GAGAAAGCGCGTATCTACAGTGTGAACGAAGGCAACTACAAGGCGTTCCCGGACGGTGTAAAGAAGTTCCTCGAGGAATGCCATGACGACAAG ACTGGACCGTTCTCACTGCGTTACATCGGCAGTCTGGTCTCAGATTTCCACCGGAACCTGCTGCAGGGAGGAATATACATGTACCCACCAACCAAGAAAG ATAAGAAGGGCAAATTGCGACTGTTGTACGAGGCAAACCCTATGGCGTTCCTTGCTGAACAGGCGGgggggaaggcgacagacgGGTTTGATCGCATCATGGATATCCAACCATCAGAGCTACATCAACGCGTTCCTCTAATGATCGGGACTGCGAGACTGGTAGACCGTGTCGATGCACTCATGGTCGAGCACAGTCCGGAGTgccgactgcatgcaaactgCCTCGTTGGCAAGAACAGTTCATAG
- a CDS encoding hypothetical protein (encoded by transcript TGME49_247520~Signal peptide predicted by SignalP 2.0 HMM (probability 0.962) with cleavage site probability 0.890 at residue 35~Predicted trans-membrane domain (TMHMM2.0):12-35), with product MKTETRQRSRGGGKRLSLCVVFALVSISSVSFVTASDQKQGSQNPAGGKGGSGPHGGRRGRQRGVQGGGPPARPPSPSPEEEPIFGTFVKTDSGGVRGVADSGGNKGRGHHSPHPGPLPPPVPPRLPLRSSSPPSGPRAPKPQTETSVTYAELQFPQRPPRPPLPPPPGSHGSHSSPTTLGSGAARPHHSVPQPVFSIYATLNTPKPESPPPVPPPRSVSLLPPSLRSAYPHHPTEDSTGGRGSPSHTRDTGHKKD from the coding sequence atgaagacagagacacgccAGCGTTCGCGGGGTGGAGGCAAACGCCTTTCCCTGTGTGTCGTATTTGCCCTGGTCTCTATCAGCAGCGTATCCTTCGTGACAGCCTCAGATCAGAAACAGGGTTCACAAAATCCTGCTGGCGGCAAGGGCGGATCGGGGCCTCACGGTGGCCGCAGAGGTCGGCAACGAGGTGTTCAAGGTGGCGGCCCACCAGCACggccgccttctccgtctcctgaGGAAGAACCAATATTTGGAACGTTTGTGAAAACAGACAGTGGTGGAGTTCGAGGTGTCGCAGACTCTGGAGGTAACAAAGGGCGAGGACATCATTCCCCCCACCCAGGACCTTTGCCTCCGCCAGTTCCTCCACGGCTCCCGCTACGGAGTTCTTCCCCTCCGTCGGGGCCACGTGCGCCAAAGCCACAGACGGAAACTTCCGTGACGTACGCGGAGCTTCAGTTTCCACAGAGGCCCCCGCGCCCGCCACTTCCACCGCCTCCAGGGTCGCACGGGTCACATTCGAGCCCTACCACGCTCGGAAGCGGTGCGGCTCGTCCCCATCATTCAGTACCTCAACCAGTTTTTTCGATCTACGCGACCCTTAATACTCCCAAGCCTGAATCACCTCCTCCTGTGCCACCACCACGTAGTGTTAGTCTTTTGCCCCCATCATTACGGTCTGCGTATCCTCACCATCCGACAGAGGATTCGACCGGCGGTCGTGGCTCACCATCACACACGCGGGACACAGGGCACAAGAAAGATTGA